Proteins from a genomic interval of Corynebacterium freiburgense:
- a CDS encoding glycoside hydrolase family 1 protein → MEFPNNFLWGGATAANQIEGAYNVDGKGLSIQDVMPKGIMAPPTEVPTADNLKLDAIDFYHRYAEDIAMFAEMGFQVFRFSIAWSRIFPRGDELEPNEAGLAFYDRVLDELEKHGIEPLVTLSHYETPLALAREYGGWRNRELIQFFERFAETVFRRYRGRIRYWLTFNEINSILHQPFLSGGIETPRSELTETELYQAIHHELVASGRVTELAHEIDPDNKVGCMVIGIPRYPLTPDPADAYQALYESQLDIAFGDIHCRGAYPGYLLRHFREHGVELDITEEDRRALSNTVDFVSFSYYMSVCESADPDVQVRGQGNITGGIPNPKLEASEWGWQIDPVGLRTLLNTYWDRWQKPLFIVENGLGATDVLVEGPSGPTVHDDYRIQYMNDHLVQVGEAIKDGVEIMGYTSWGCIDLVSASTAQMSKRYGFIYVDRDDTGAGTLQRYRKDSFYWYKDVIASRGKALKRR, encoded by the coding sequence ATGGAATTTCCAAATAATTTCCTTTGGGGCGGCGCTACCGCAGCCAACCAAATCGAAGGGGCCTATAACGTCGACGGAAAAGGTTTATCTATTCAAGACGTTATGCCAAAAGGAATCATGGCCCCACCAACTGAAGTGCCTACCGCCGACAATCTAAAACTCGATGCGATCGATTTTTATCATCGCTATGCGGAAGACATTGCAATGTTTGCGGAAATGGGATTTCAGGTGTTTCGATTTTCCATTGCCTGGTCGCGGATTTTCCCTCGTGGTGATGAACTAGAGCCAAATGAAGCTGGTCTTGCATTCTATGATCGCGTGCTTGATGAATTGGAAAAGCATGGCATTGAACCACTAGTTACGCTTAGCCATTATGAAACTCCGCTTGCATTGGCGCGGGAATACGGTGGTTGGCGGAATCGGGAGCTTATCCAATTTTTTGAGCGGTTTGCAGAGACGGTATTTCGTCGGTATCGAGGACGTATTCGTTATTGGCTTACATTCAATGAAATCAACTCGATTTTGCACCAGCCTTTCCTTTCGGGTGGCATTGAAACGCCTCGGTCAGAACTTACGGAAACTGAGCTTTATCAGGCAATACACCATGAGTTGGTAGCATCAGGGCGAGTTACCGAATTGGCACATGAAATTGATCCAGATAACAAAGTTGGTTGCATGGTCATCGGTATTCCGCGGTATCCACTGACTCCAGATCCTGCGGATGCTTACCAGGCTCTCTATGAATCCCAGCTTGATATTGCATTTGGTGATATTCACTGCCGGGGAGCGTACCCAGGTTACCTTTTGCGTCATTTCCGTGAACATGGTGTAGAGCTGGATATTACCGAGGAAGACCGCCGAGCCCTCAGCAATACTGTGGACTTCGTTTCATTTTCCTACTACATGTCTGTATGTGAATCAGCTGATCCAGACGTGCAGGTTCGTGGGCAGGGCAATATTACGGGTGGTATTCCAAATCCTAAACTTGAGGCCTCTGAGTGGGGTTGGCAAATCGATCCCGTGGGCTTGCGCACATTATTAAATACTTATTGGGATCGCTGGCAGAAACCGCTCTTTATTGTGGAAAATGGGCTGGGTGCTACAGATGTGCTTGTCGAAGGTCCCTCCGGGCCCACTGTGCACGATGATTACCGAATTCAATATATGAATGATCATCTTGTGCAAGTTGGAGAAGCAATTAAGGATGGGGTGGAAATAATGGGATATACCTCATGGGGATGTATTGACCTGGTATCTGCTTCAACCGCGCAAATGTCAAAACGCTATGGATTCATCTATGTTGATCGAGATGATACTGGGGCCGGAACGCTTCAGCGTTACCGAAAGGATTCTTTCTACTGGTACAAGGATGTGATCGCTTCCCGTGGAAAGGCGTTGAAACGCAGGTGA
- a CDS encoding beta-glucoside-specific PTS transporter subunit IIABC, protein MATTIDFQLLAREVVNALGGAENIRSVVHCATRLRFALADSSRADLKKVQAVPGVLTVVYAGGQHQVVVGNDVPLAYNAVVALPGMGSKGGKETEAPASKSGKKNPLDAFVDIISSIFTPVLWALAGIALGKAFLSMSVQFGLLNQETTEYVVLNAAVDGLFTFLPLFLAVTAARRFRANEFIAMAVVAPLLHPDLVTLMSSKESLSFLGLPLTPMSYASSVIPAIASVWALSYLQRGLEKILPSALRNFMVPVLCVVIMVPLVLLTIGPLTMLLANAISQGLLAVFQAAPWLAGAILGGFWQVLVIFGLHWGLVPVMLNDIATVGYSTIMAPLLPAVLAQCAAVLAVAIRTKDAKRRKLAAPAAFSGFFAGVTEPIIYGVNLPLKVPFIIGCVSGAIGGAIVGIGGNAQDAFVFPSLLAFSASMTVGSVYTQIFASGLSIALAFIGTFIALPSVERKEALAAENQTELSDMAQAIETGGTVPVLLPVEGIVIPLEQVADPVFSGGTMGIGTAIQPSSNEFVAPVSGKVVSAPKSGHAFGIRTADGIEVLVHIGIDTVKLKGEHFSPQVHQGDEVTQGQPLATADLQAITEAGFDTTTILVVTNAAKFAAVRVPEPSGASAIRGEAGLLITL, encoded by the coding sequence ATGGCCACTACGATAGATTTCCAATTATTGGCGCGGGAGGTAGTGAATGCGCTCGGGGGTGCGGAAAATATTCGTTCTGTGGTGCACTGTGCCACACGCTTACGTTTTGCTTTGGCGGATTCTTCCCGGGCAGACTTAAAAAAAGTCCAAGCGGTGCCTGGAGTTCTTACAGTGGTATATGCCGGAGGCCAGCACCAAGTTGTAGTAGGCAATGATGTCCCACTTGCCTATAATGCAGTGGTTGCACTTCCAGGGATGGGGAGTAAAGGTGGCAAAGAAACTGAAGCTCCAGCTTCTAAAAGTGGCAAGAAAAATCCCCTTGATGCCTTTGTAGATATTATTTCTTCAATCTTTACCCCGGTATTATGGGCGCTGGCTGGCATTGCGCTAGGTAAAGCCTTTTTAAGCATGTCGGTGCAATTCGGTTTGCTTAACCAAGAAACAACCGAGTATGTGGTACTAAATGCTGCGGTGGATGGGCTTTTTACCTTTTTGCCACTGTTCCTTGCAGTCACCGCTGCACGTAGATTCCGTGCGAATGAGTTTATTGCCATGGCAGTAGTCGCACCACTGCTTCACCCAGACCTAGTAACACTTATGAGCAGCAAAGAATCCCTGTCTTTCCTGGGATTGCCTTTAACTCCAATGTCGTATGCCTCCTCCGTAATTCCAGCAATTGCCAGCGTGTGGGCATTAAGCTATCTGCAACGAGGACTGGAAAAAATCCTGCCGAGCGCACTGCGAAACTTTATGGTGCCTGTGTTGTGTGTAGTGATTATGGTTCCACTCGTGCTGCTTACGATTGGCCCCCTCACAATGCTGCTTGCAAATGCAATTTCTCAAGGGCTTCTTGCAGTGTTTCAGGCGGCCCCATGGTTGGCAGGCGCAATTCTCGGTGGCTTCTGGCAAGTACTGGTGATTTTTGGACTGCACTGGGGCCTAGTTCCAGTCATGTTAAACGATATTGCAACAGTCGGCTATTCCACCATTATGGCTCCACTACTCCCAGCAGTTTTGGCACAATGCGCAGCGGTATTGGCTGTGGCAATACGAACAAAAGACGCAAAGCGACGTAAATTAGCTGCACCAGCCGCGTTTTCTGGGTTTTTTGCTGGCGTTACAGAGCCGATTATCTATGGCGTAAATCTTCCACTTAAAGTCCCATTTATTATTGGTTGTGTGTCAGGTGCAATCGGTGGTGCGATCGTAGGCATTGGGGGAAATGCACAAGATGCTTTTGTATTTCCCTCGCTCTTAGCATTTTCCGCATCTATGACGGTTGGTTCGGTGTACACCCAGATTTTTGCCTCAGGGTTGTCTATTGCACTTGCTTTTATTGGAACTTTTATTGCATTGCCGTCCGTGGAACGCAAGGAGGCACTAGCCGCTGAAAACCAAACCGAACTATCGGATATGGCACAAGCAATTGAAACTGGTGGAACTGTGCCAGTGCTACTCCCTGTTGAAGGAATAGTAATCCCGCTAGAGCAAGTTGCTGATCCAGTATTTTCTGGCGGCACAATGGGAATCGGCACAGCAATCCAGCCTAGTTCCAATGAATTTGTAGCACCGGTAAGCGGCAAGGTTGTATCTGCACCAAAATCTGGTCATGCGTTTGGTATTCGTACTGCTGATGGAATTGAAGTGCTGGTGCATATTGGAATTGATACGGTCAAACTGAAAGGTGAACATTTCTCCCCGCAGGTCCACCAAGGTGATGAGGTGACCCAAGGGCAGCCATTGGCTACTGCTGATTTACAAGCGATTACGGAAGCTGGCTTTGATACAACAACCATTCTTGTGGTGACCAATGCAGCGAAGTTCGCTGCAGTTCGAGTCCCCGAACCATCCGGTGCTTCCGCTATCCGCGGTGAGGCCGGGCTACTGATTACTCTCTAA
- the cmrA gene encoding mycolate reductase (Catalyzes the final step in mycolic acid biosynthesis.) → MSLPSPSDSARALITGASQGIGKAIARDLAKLGHSLILVARREYILRDLAEEFTRLYGVSVEVRPCDLSDRQARSELIQEIKQREINIIVNSAGVATFGPFITQDWDAEQKQFELNATAVFELTQAVLPGMLERHTGAILNVGSTAGNVPIPNNATYVFTKAGVNTFTEALHYELRGTGVSCTLLAPGPVREAYIPPEEITIVDRVVPGFLWTTYESCSVETLAALAANRRRVVPGPLSKLMHIITVVFPTSIIAPLVGRVYKKMDQ, encoded by the coding sequence ATGTCGCTCCCCTCCCCTAGCGATTCCGCGCGGGCGCTTATCACTGGCGCTAGTCAAGGTATTGGCAAGGCCATCGCACGGGATTTAGCTAAACTCGGCCACAGTTTGATTTTAGTTGCTCGCCGTGAATATATATTGCGGGATCTTGCAGAGGAATTTACGCGACTATATGGGGTTTCTGTAGAAGTTCGACCCTGCGATTTATCTGACCGGCAAGCGCGCTCAGAATTAATTCAAGAAATCAAGCAACGAGAAATTAATATTATTGTAAATTCTGCTGGGGTTGCTACATTTGGCCCATTTATTACACAGGATTGGGACGCCGAACAGAAACAATTTGAGCTCAATGCCACCGCCGTATTTGAGCTTACGCAGGCAGTGCTTCCGGGAATGCTAGAGCGCCACACCGGGGCGATTTTAAATGTGGGCTCAACTGCAGGGAATGTGCCTATTCCAAATAATGCAACCTATGTATTTACCAAAGCTGGAGTTAATACGTTTACGGAAGCATTGCATTATGAGCTGCGTGGTACCGGCGTAAGTTGTACATTGCTTGCCCCTGGCCCCGTGCGGGAGGCCTATATACCACCAGAAGAAATCACAATTGTAGATCGTGTAGTACCAGGGTTTTTATGGACCACCTACGAATCATGCTCAGTAGAAACCCTGGCCGCCCTTGCCGCTAATCGACGCCGCGTTGTGCCCGGGCCGCTGTCCAAGTTAATGCACATTATTACCGTTGTGTTCCCAACAAGCATTATCGCCCCACTGGTGGGCCGAGTGTATAAGAAAATGGATCAATAA
- the orn gene encoding oligoribonuclease yields MSSEITAKNDRLVWIDLEMTGLDPERHVIVEVAAIITDAKLNIISEGIDLVVHATEEELREMDGFVTEMHLNSGLVDEIRESNTTLQDAENAVVALVEKHCEPQPLLAGNSIATDRSFIRHHMPRLDAALHYRMIDVSSIKELARRWYPRAYYNQPTKGMAHRALADIVESIRELDYYRRSIFTPTPGLTTDQALQASRDATHTYQQFLQ; encoded by the coding sequence ATGAGCTCGGAAATCACCGCAAAAAACGATCGCCTGGTATGGATCGATCTGGAAATGACCGGCCTGGACCCGGAACGCCACGTAATTGTAGAAGTCGCCGCCATAATTACCGACGCCAAACTCAATATCATTAGCGAAGGCATAGACCTTGTAGTTCACGCCACCGAAGAAGAACTACGAGAAATGGATGGCTTTGTTACGGAAATGCACCTAAATAGCGGACTCGTAGATGAAATCCGCGAATCCAATACCACCCTGCAGGATGCCGAAAACGCCGTGGTCGCGCTCGTCGAAAAGCACTGCGAACCCCAACCCCTGCTTGCCGGAAATTCCATTGCCACCGATCGCTCATTTATACGCCACCATATGCCGCGTCTCGACGCCGCGCTGCACTACCGAATGATCGACGTTTCCAGCATTAAAGAACTCGCCCGCCGCTGGTACCCGCGCGCCTATTACAACCAACCAACCAAAGGTATGGCACACCGGGCGCTCGCCGATATTGTCGAATCAATACGCGAACTCGACTACTACCGGCGCAGCATCTTTACCCCCACCCCCGGGCTCACCACCGACCAAGCACTCCAAGCATCCCGCGATGCCACCCACACCTACCAGCAGTTTTTGCAATAA
- the cas2 gene encoding CRISPR-associated endonuclease Cas2 has protein sequence MRRNDVRRTLIAYDVPDDRRRTRLAKKLLSYGDRIQYSVFVVDAIPAKVIRLKDDIREIIDNTEDSVLLCDLGLLPDIGESRFSYIGVTRPVTDNEAIII, from the coding sequence ATGAGACGGAATGATGTGAGGAGGACACTAATCGCTTACGACGTCCCAGATGACCGGCGGCGAACGCGATTGGCGAAAAAGCTCCTATCATATGGTGACCGAATTCAATACAGTGTTTTCGTTGTAGATGCCATTCCTGCAAAAGTTATTCGACTGAAAGACGATATCCGGGAGATAATCGACAACACAGAAGACTCTGTTCTGCTTTGTGATCTCGGATTACTTCCTGATATTGGAGAGTCTCGTTTCAGCTACATCGGAGTAACACGACCAGTAACGGATAATGAAGCCATTATCATTTAA